A single Vulpes lagopus strain Blue_001 chromosome 3, ASM1834538v1, whole genome shotgun sequence DNA region contains:
- the LOC121487016 gene encoding ribosomal protein L18-like, protein MQGGAILGVDIRHKDRKVGRKEPKSQDIYLRLLVKLYRFLARQANSTFNQVVLKRLFMSRTNRPPLSLSRMIRKMKLPGRENKTAVVVGTITDDVRVQEVPKLKVCALRVSSRGRSRILKAGGKILTFDQLALDPPKACGTVLLSGPRKGREVYRHFGKAPGTPHSHTKPYVRSKGQKFECARGRRASRGYKN, encoded by the exons ATGCAAG GAGGCGCCATCCTGGGAGTCGACATCCGCCACAAGGACCGAAAGGTTGGGCGCAAGGAGCCCAAGAGCCAGGACATCTACCTGAGACTGTTGGTCAAGCTGTACAGGTTTCTGGCCAGACAAGCCAACTCTACCTTTAACCAGGTTGTGTTGAAGAGGTTGTTCATGAGTCGCACCAACCGgccacctctgtccctttcccggATGATCCGGAAGATGAAACTGCCTGGCCGGGAAAACAAAACAGCTGTGGTTGTAGGAACCATAACGGATGATGTGCGTGTCCAGGAGGTGCCCAAGCTGAAGGTGTGTGCACTGCGCGTGAGTAGCCGTGGCCGGAGCCGCATCCTCAAAGCTGGAGGCAAGATCCTCACCTTCGATCAGTTGGCCCTGGACCCCCCTAAGGCCTGTGGCACCGTCTTACTCTCTGGTCCACGCAAGGGCCGAGAGGTGTACAGACACTTTGGCAAGGCCCCAGGAACCCCACACAGCCACACCAAACCCTACGTGAGATCCAAGGGCCAGAAGTTTGAGTGTGCCAGAGGCCGCAGGGCCAGCAGAGGCTACAAAAATTAA